The region taataattacatgaagaaaaaaacaccctcgaaaataattattattttttttttcccaaacctACTCGCTGTCAGTTTCCATGAGGCATTCCTCCCCTTCCCACGCCAAAATAAGTAACTTTAAAGCTtaatacaaaaattatcaaaagtTGATGAAGCAcagaaccacccccccccccccctcccctcccaacGTTCGGATAGATGATTATCATTTACACAGCCTATTAATTGCATGACAATAAAAACGTTCTTATTCAACACATTTTGAGGGCCTCCCTACGCATTATGATAGTCAGCTTGGAACCACTGTGCGTGAAACACTCAACTCTAAGCCAATCAAAAGCCAGTATGGGtgttataaaaatataattatgtttaTCGATATTGCCTGGTAACTGGAGGCGGTTCGAATCATAACTATTATATCTTATAGCTCTGTACTTTGATTGTCAAACCATGGGCTGTGATGATGTTGCGAAAGAAAGGTctgtattaataattaataaaccCATAATATTAACAACTGCGCGTGCGCACCTCAGCATGTTGCACGGGTTTTTCCCATGAACTTGCAATTATAATTGCCCTTTCCACGCAATAAGAGAACATTTTTACTCTGACTCTCCATCGAAGGCAGAACGTTTTCCGTTGGTGTTTTCTATTTTTCATAAAATTCAACCAAGACTGGGAAAATGGCCTCATCAAAACTGTCATCCGAGTTCTCTGAGCTGAAATTTGTGGGTGAAGGGGCCTTCGGCAAGGTCTATCGTGGTAAGGAGAAATCCTCGGGAAAGATCTGCGCTCTGAAGGTTTTAGCAGGATCCATATCAGCTAATCAGAGAGAAATCGACGCGCTTCAGCAAATCCCTGCGCATGAAAACATCGTTAAGTATATAAGATTATTCTTCACTGAAAACCAAGAGTTGTGTTTGGTGATGGAGTACTGCAGTGGTGGTACTCTGAATAAATATTTGGTGTCCCATCGTGAACTAGAGCCAAGTCGTGATCTTCGCTTCATGAGGCAAATCGCCTCTGCCGTTGCCTTTCTGCATCGCTTTGGCGTAGCCCATCGTGACTTGAAACCGGATAACATTTTACTCTCCGACAATGGTACCTTGAAAGTTGCTGATTTCGGTTTGGCCAAGATTATTACCGATTCAAAAGGCGGCGGCAATCTGCTCGGTTACTACATGGGCACAAAATGCGGCACTCCTTATTTCACGGCACCAGAAGTGCGCTCGGGGCACTACACCGTCAAATCAGATGTGTTTTCTATGGGGGTTATTTTTGCCTGCATTTTGCAACGTACAGTGATATCAACAGCCCGCGATGGGGACAAAGCAGTCGCTTTACTCTCCACAAAGCCGATCGGAGAAGCTTTGTGCCTCGACCCGTCGACCAAGTTCTTACTTCCAAAGGACCTCAACATCAGCCAAGAAATTCGCAC is a window of Asterias rubens chromosome 21, eAstRub1.3, whole genome shotgun sequence DNA encoding:
- the LOC117304406 gene encoding serine/threonine-protein kinase pdik1l-B-like produces the protein MASSKLSSEFSELKFVGEGAFGKVYRGKEKSSGKICALKVLAGSISANQREIDALQQIPAHENIVKYIRLFFTENQELCLVMEYCSGGTLNKYLVSHRELEPSRDLRFMRQIASAVAFLHRFGVAHRDLKPDNILLSDNGTLKVADFGLAKIITDSKGGGNLLGYYMGTKCGTPYFTAPEVRSGHYTVKSDVFSMGVIFACILQRTVISTARDGDKAVALLSTKPIGEALCLDPSTKFLLPKDLNISQEIRTLVERMLECSPSDRPAADGVKSKLGA